In the Gemmatimonadaceae bacterium genome, one interval contains:
- a CDS encoding protein kinase: MADRGLTTSDFELRAQVDRALSANYELEEEIGRGGMGIVYRARDKRLKRSVAVKLLPPELSFRSDIRTRFLREAETSAQLSHPNIVPIYTVGEEGNLVFFIMAYIGGDNLAKLIHDRGPLDPAEVRRILREVAEALQYAHGRKVVHRDIKPDNILLDADTGRAMVTDFGIARAVIEGSGSKLTATGMALGTPAYMSPEQAAGDSNIDGRTDIYSLGVVAYQMLCGELPFDAPNTPAMLVKHLSEMPPPISDRCRGVPDDLARAVMLMLEKSPDARFPSAGALAVALESGNVPIPQGTIWAPAIPRPVTTARYPVPPPAPLPEYDEDLERWEAAPVRRFRKKLAPYIAVNSVIVVASIISGVEVFFVTVFWSIHMAIQYSKLWSAGYDWRDVFRQPRDRLFVDVAGETLDDARAIFDPNKREEVRAKMRARRTPQRNLPRARPDTTGVPSEGRRERKAREGRERDERSRGISDAPRGRELPVVAQARSDRDEIRRLVRSLPEEDSQLIPDVVPSAEQLFDKIRALSNALAAVDSHGVDAAAADVEREIETLEAQANPLEPASEQRVRRLAGLKRRRRALMDVKKRRDEAMAKIESCGIALENMRLDVLRLRTGGQSHYNVTLLAEQAMRLARDVDVLAYAADETGRVSASR; the protein is encoded by the coding sequence CTACGAGCTGGAGGAAGAGATCGGCCGTGGCGGAATGGGGATCGTCTATCGCGCCCGCGATAAACGATTGAAGCGCTCCGTGGCAGTGAAGCTTCTGCCTCCGGAGCTGTCGTTCCGCTCCGACATCCGCACGCGCTTTCTGCGGGAAGCCGAGACGTCGGCGCAGCTCAGCCATCCGAACATCGTCCCGATCTATACGGTAGGCGAAGAAGGGAACCTCGTCTTCTTCATCATGGCGTACATCGGCGGGGACAACCTCGCCAAGCTGATCCACGACCGCGGGCCGCTGGACCCGGCCGAAGTCCGGCGGATCCTGCGCGAGGTAGCCGAGGCGCTCCAGTACGCGCACGGACGCAAGGTGGTGCACCGCGACATCAAGCCCGACAACATCCTGCTGGATGCGGACACGGGGCGCGCGATGGTGACGGATTTCGGCATCGCGCGCGCGGTCATCGAGGGGTCGGGGTCGAAGCTGACGGCGACCGGCATGGCGCTCGGCACGCCCGCGTACATGTCGCCCGAGCAGGCCGCGGGCGACAGCAACATCGACGGCCGGACCGACATCTATTCGCTCGGCGTGGTCGCGTACCAGATGCTGTGCGGCGAGCTGCCGTTCGACGCGCCGAACACCCCCGCGATGCTGGTGAAGCACCTGTCGGAGATGCCGCCGCCGATCTCCGACCGGTGCCGCGGCGTGCCGGATGATCTCGCGCGCGCGGTCATGCTGATGCTGGAGAAGAGCCCCGACGCGCGCTTCCCGAGCGCCGGCGCGCTGGCCGTGGCACTGGAGAGCGGGAACGTGCCGATCCCGCAGGGGACGATATGGGCGCCCGCGATCCCGCGGCCGGTCACGACGGCGCGGTATCCGGTGCCTCCTCCGGCCCCGTTGCCGGAGTACGACGAAGACCTGGAGCGGTGGGAAGCCGCGCCGGTCCGGCGGTTCCGCAAGAAGCTGGCGCCGTACATCGCGGTCAACTCCGTGATAGTCGTCGCGTCGATCATCAGCGGTGTCGAGGTCTTCTTCGTCACGGTCTTCTGGTCGATTCACATGGCGATCCAGTACTCGAAGCTGTGGTCGGCCGGCTACGACTGGCGCGACGTCTTTCGCCAGCCGCGGGACCGGCTGTTCGTGGACGTCGCCGGCGAGACGCTGGACGACGCGCGCGCGATCTTCGATCCGAACAAGCGCGAGGAAGTGCGCGCGAAGATGCGCGCCCGCCGCACGCCGCAGCGGAATCTGCCGCGCGCGCGGCCGGACACCACAGGCGTACCATCGGAGGGGCGGCGTGAGCGGAAGGCGCGCGAGGGGCGCGAGCGCGACGAGCGCAGCCGTGGAATCTCCGACGCTCCCCGCGGACGGGAGCTGCCGGTCGTCGCGCAGGCGCGATCCGACCGCGACGAGATCAGGCGGCTGGTGCGGTCGCTGCCGGAAGAGGACAGCCAGCTGATCCCCGACGTGGTGCCATCCGCCGAGCAGCTGTTTGACAAGATCAGGGCGCTGTCGAACGCTCTCGCGGCCGTGGACAGTCACGGTGTGGACGCGGCGGCCGCCGACGTCGAGCGGGAGATAGAGACGCTCGAAGCGCAGGCGAATCCGCTCGAGCCCGCGAGCGAGCAGCGAGTGCGCCGGCTCGCCGGGCTCAAGCGCCGGCGGCGCGCGTTGATGGATGTGAAGAAGCGGCGCGACGAAGCGATGGCGAAGATCGAGAGCTGCGGGATCGCTTTGGAGAACATGCGGCTCGACGTGCTGCGCCTGCGCACCGGAGGTCAGTCGCACTACAACGTGACGCTGCTGGCGGAGCAGGCGATGCGGCTCGCGCGCGACGTGGACGTGCTGGCGTACGCGGCTGACGAGACCGGGCGCGTAAGCGCCTCGCGCTGA